One stretch of Xanthomonas sp. DAR 35659 DNA includes these proteins:
- the rarD gene encoding EamA family transporter RarD, producing MTASDQDTRRGLLITALTFALWGVVPVYWHLLKAVPSFHIIAHRIVWSAVLVVGWLLYRTRLQWWRAIAAQPRALAVLALSSLAIAFNWGLYIWAINAGHVIEASLGYFINPLVNVLLGVLVLKERLRAVQWLAVACAALGVAWLTVDAGALPWIALSLAGSFGLYGLLRKLVQVDAVAGLGVESLYLFLPALAFVLWGEAGHGGGFAGGWGWRNDLLLVFGGVVTAVPLIGFAYGVRRIPLSLVGLLQYIAPTLQLLLGVWFFREPFDTGKAIGFAAIWVGLLLFAGESLWRSGWGRRRF from the coding sequence ATGACCGCCAGCGACCAGGACACGCGGCGCGGGTTGCTGATCACCGCACTGACCTTCGCGCTATGGGGCGTGGTGCCGGTGTACTGGCATCTGCTCAAGGCGGTGCCGTCGTTCCACATCATCGCCCACCGCATCGTCTGGAGCGCGGTGCTGGTGGTGGGCTGGCTGCTGTACCGCACGCGCCTGCAGTGGTGGCGCGCCATCGCCGCGCAGCCGCGCGCGCTGGCCGTGCTGGCGCTGAGCAGCCTGGCGATCGCCTTCAACTGGGGCCTGTACATCTGGGCGATCAACGCCGGCCACGTGATCGAGGCCAGCCTGGGCTACTTCATCAATCCGCTGGTCAACGTGCTGCTCGGCGTGCTGGTGCTGAAGGAGCGGCTGCGCGCGGTGCAGTGGCTGGCGGTGGCCTGCGCCGCGCTGGGCGTGGCCTGGCTCACCGTCGATGCCGGCGCGCTGCCGTGGATCGCGCTGAGCCTGGCTGGCTCCTTCGGGCTGTACGGGCTGCTGCGCAAGCTGGTGCAGGTGGACGCGGTGGCCGGGCTGGGCGTGGAGAGCCTGTACCTGTTCCTGCCGGCGCTGGCGTTCGTGCTGTGGGGCGAGGCCGGCCACGGCGGCGGCTTCGCCGGCGGCTGGGGCTGGCGTAACGACCTGCTGCTGGTGTTCGGCGGCGTGGTCACCGCGGTGCCGCTGATCGGCTTCGCCTACGGGGTGCGGCGCATTCCGCTGTCGCTGGTCGGGCTGCTGCAGTACATCGCGCCGACGCTGCAGCTGCTGCTCGGCGTGTGGTTCTTCCGCGAGCCATTCGATACCGGCAAGGCGATCGGCTTCGCCGCGATCTGGGTCGGCCTGCTGCTGTTCGCCGGCGAGAGCCTGTGGCGCTCGGGATGGGGGCGTAGGCGCTTCTGA
- a CDS encoding PQQ-dependent sugar dehydrogenase encodes MKTLAHAVLLGVLLTSAAHAQTNAGNQKPDPDLPFTVTQVASFDLPWRIAFLPDGRMLITEKVGRVQLVTPQGAKTELKGVPASYVEGQNGMLGVFLSPHYAIDKSVYLTYVAPGDYGGGLTMGRGRLVMEGNEARLDNFKVLWRQMPTGKGGQAGAQIAFSPDGQYLFLTVGDRQRFTPAQDLNQPVGKILRLTLDGKPAPGNPWAGRGGARTIPLIDPASDTEAAKTAPVVSTYTFPTSNLTPAETWSIGHRTPYGLAFAPDGRLWELEHGPNGGDELNLIQRGKNYGWPLVSYGINYNGVPIPKPETRPDLVRPAIYWTPVIAPGNLMFYKGSLFPQWKGSALISGLSSQGVVRVTVDSKGRANAVNRWSIGKRIRDIEEAPDGSLWLLEDAKPGGLYRLTPK; translated from the coding sequence ATGAAGACGCTGGCACATGCGGTCCTGCTCGGAGTCCTACTGACGAGTGCTGCGCACGCGCAGACCAACGCAGGCAATCAGAAGCCCGACCCCGACCTCCCTTTCACCGTCACCCAGGTGGCCAGCTTCGATCTGCCCTGGCGCATCGCGTTCCTGCCCGATGGACGCATGCTGATCACCGAGAAGGTCGGCCGCGTGCAGTTGGTGACCCCGCAAGGCGCCAAGACCGAGCTCAAGGGCGTGCCGGCCAGCTACGTGGAAGGCCAGAACGGCATGCTGGGCGTGTTCCTGTCGCCCCACTACGCCATCGACAAGAGCGTGTACCTGACGTATGTCGCACCCGGCGACTACGGCGGCGGCCTGACCATGGGCCGAGGCAGGCTCGTGATGGAGGGCAACGAGGCCCGGCTGGACAACTTCAAGGTGCTGTGGCGCCAGATGCCGACGGGCAAGGGCGGCCAGGCCGGCGCGCAGATCGCCTTTTCGCCGGACGGCCAGTACCTGTTCCTCACCGTGGGCGACCGCCAGCGCTTCACCCCGGCACAGGATCTCAATCAACCGGTCGGCAAGATCCTGCGGTTGACGCTGGACGGCAAGCCCGCGCCGGGCAACCCGTGGGCAGGCAGGGGCGGCGCGCGCACCATTCCGCTGATCGATCCGGCGAGCGATACCGAGGCGGCCAAGACGGCACCGGTGGTCAGTACCTACACCTTCCCCACATCCAACCTCACCCCGGCCGAAACCTGGTCCATCGGCCATCGCACGCCCTACGGTCTTGCCTTCGCTCCTGACGGTCGGCTGTGGGAGCTCGAGCACGGTCCCAATGGCGGCGACGAACTGAACCTGATCCAGCGCGGCAAGAACTACGGGTGGCCGTTGGTGTCGTATGGGATCAATTACAACGGCGTGCCGATTCCCAAGCCCGAGACGCGGCCCGATCTTGTCAGGCCGGCGATCTATTGGACGCCGGTGATCGCGCCCGGCAACCTGATGTTCTACAAGGGCAGCCTGTTCCCGCAGTGGAAGGGCAGCGCGCTGATCAGCGGCCTGTCCAGCCAGGGCGTCGTCCGCGTGACCGTGGATAGCAAGGGCCGTGCGAACGCGGTCAATCGCTGGAGCATCGGCAAGCGCATCCGCGACATCGAGGAAGCGCCGGATGGCTCGCTGTGGTTGCTGGAAGACGCCAAGCCCGGTGGTCTGTACCGGCTCACGCCGAAGTAG
- the yedA gene encoding drug/metabolite exporter YedA, with the protein MSSPPAPAAAVPARGGFVVLALLLVYVVWGSTYLAIRFALEGGTPPLTLVSGARFVVAGTLLYTVLRWRGVAAPTRVQWRSLVVLGALMLVCGNGMVVLAERQVSSGLAAVAVASVPLWMALFGALRGQHASRGEWLGIVVGFVGVVWLNAGSSLSASPQGLVLLLIAPIGWAFGSVWSRGRDLPTPFMAAAGQMLCGGLLLVAVGLLSGERPQAWPAPHALMAIAYLCVFGSIVAFTAYVWLLQNVRPVLAGSYAYVNPVIAVALGSWLGAERFSASDLGAMAVILAGVVVITVARACR; encoded by the coding sequence ATGTCGTCCCCGCCTGCTCCCGCCGCCGCCGTTCCCGCGCGTGGTGGTTTCGTCGTTCTCGCGCTGCTGCTGGTCTATGTCGTGTGGGGCTCGACCTATCTGGCGATCCGCTTCGCGCTGGAAGGCGGTACGCCGCCGCTGACCCTGGTGTCCGGAGCGCGCTTCGTGGTCGCCGGCACCTTGCTGTACACGGTGTTGCGCTGGCGCGGCGTGGCGGCGCCGACACGCGTGCAGTGGCGGTCGCTAGTCGTGCTCGGCGCGCTGATGCTGGTGTGCGGCAATGGCATGGTGGTTCTGGCCGAGCGCCAGGTGTCCTCGGGCCTGGCCGCGGTCGCGGTGGCGTCGGTGCCGTTGTGGATGGCGCTGTTCGGCGCGCTGCGCGGGCAGCATGCCAGCCGCGGCGAATGGCTCGGCATCGTGGTCGGCTTCGTCGGGGTGGTCTGGCTCAACGCCGGCAGCAGTCTGAGCGCCAGCCCGCAGGGGCTGGTGTTGCTGCTGATCGCGCCGATCGGCTGGGCGTTCGGCTCGGTGTGGTCGCGCGGCCGCGACCTGCCGACGCCGTTCATGGCCGCCGCCGGGCAGATGCTGTGCGGCGGCCTGCTGCTGGTCGCGGTGGGATTGCTCAGCGGCGAACGCCCCCAGGCCTGGCCGGCGCCGCACGCGCTGATGGCGATCGCCTACCTGTGCGTGTTCGGCTCGATCGTGGCGTTCACCGCCTACGTGTGGCTGCTGCAGAACGTGCGTCCGGTGCTGGCCGGCAGCTACGCCTACGTCAATCCGGTGATCGCGGTGGCGCTGGGCAGTTGGCTCGGCGCCGAGCGCTTCAGCGCCAGCGACCTGGGCGCGATGGCGGTGATCCTGGCCGGCGTGGTGGTCATCACCGTGGCGCGGGCCTGCCGATGA
- a CDS encoding alpha/beta hydrolase yields MSSRLRLLLVLCASLCLTSLGLAARSSTSLSDRLVAPGGVSPLMDEERIQGLLAALPNRSGHVLVPGGIPIFWRAIDPGDYRMRYRYEHAGRDANGHERVDFAMDVAAPQPGAHAAPRGTVVLLHGWMMDGDSLLPWSLDLAQAGYRSISIDLRNHGRSGGGPAGYGTRESDDVVAVIRALRARGEVQGPLYLFGVSYGAATALFAAQKLGNEVDGVVAMESFANAGRGIRDMVPHMLASRPQGWMASAAMGVVRWRYAGQNLDAVIANANQRLALDLDRVDVTAAARAAPACLLLLHGAADQHIPVAHGRLLALDAPRAHYLEMPGENHISLPMRLDLLAPTVEDWFAELPAQRDDGHCPTPLAPRVDATQQLTGTPSASASRG; encoded by the coding sequence ATGTCGTCGCGCCTGCGCCTCCTGCTCGTCCTCTGCGCCAGCCTGTGCCTGACCAGCCTGGGCCTGGCCGCGCGCTCCTCCACATCGCTCAGCGACCGCCTGGTCGCGCCGGGCGGCGTGTCGCCGCTGATGGACGAGGAGCGCATCCAGGGCCTGCTGGCGGCGCTGCCCAATCGCAGCGGGCACGTGCTCGTGCCCGGCGGCATCCCGATCTTCTGGCGCGCGATCGATCCGGGCGACTACCGCATGCGCTACCGCTACGAGCACGCCGGGCGCGACGCCAATGGCCATGAGCGCGTGGATTTCGCGATGGACGTGGCCGCGCCGCAGCCCGGCGCCCACGCCGCCCCGCGCGGCACCGTGGTGCTGCTGCATGGCTGGATGATGGACGGCGATTCGCTGCTGCCGTGGTCGCTGGACCTGGCCCAGGCCGGCTACCGCAGCATCAGCATCGACCTGCGCAACCATGGCCGCTCCGGCGGCGGCCCGGCCGGCTACGGCACCCGCGAGTCCGACGACGTGGTCGCGGTGATCCGTGCGCTGCGCGCGCGCGGCGAAGTGCAGGGCCCGCTGTACCTGTTCGGCGTGTCCTACGGCGCCGCCACCGCGCTGTTCGCCGCGCAGAAGCTGGGCAACGAGGTCGATGGCGTGGTCGCGATGGAATCCTTCGCCAACGCCGGCCGCGGCATCCGCGACATGGTCCCGCACATGCTCGCCAGCCGCCCGCAGGGCTGGATGGCCAGCGCGGCGATGGGCGTGGTGCGCTGGCGGTACGCCGGGCAGAACCTGGATGCGGTCATCGCCAACGCCAACCAGCGCCTGGCGCTGGACCTGGACCGGGTCGACGTGACCGCCGCCGCGCGCGCCGCCCCGGCTTGCCTGCTGCTGCTGCACGGCGCCGCCGACCAGCACATCCCGGTCGCGCACGGGCGCCTGCTGGCGCTGGACGCGCCGCGCGCGCACTACCTGGAGATGCCCGGCGAAAACCACATCAGCCTGCCGATGCGGCTGGACCTGCTGGCGCCGACCGTGGAGGACTGGTTCGCCGAACTGCCGGCGCAGCGCGACGACGGCCACTGCCCGACCCCACTGGCCCCGCGCGTGGACGCCACGCAGCAGCTGACCGGGACACCATCCGCGAGCGCCAGCCGGGGCTGA